The following are from one region of the Phormidium sp. PBR-2020 genome:
- a CDS encoding NADP-dependent isocitrate dehydrogenase yields the protein MYEKIAPPTTGDKVTFKDGEPVVPDNPIIPFIRGDGTGVDIWPATEKVIDAAVAKAYGDKRKISWFKIYAGDEACEQYGQFQYLPEDTLQAIREYGIAIKGPLTTPIGGGIRSLNVALRQINDLYACVRPCKYYLGTPSPHKSPEKLDVIIYRENTEDIYLGIEWAQGSDIANQLIKQLNEELIPATPEHGNKQIPLDSGIGIKPISKLGSQRLVRRAIKHALRLPKEKQMVTLVHKGNIMKYTEGAFRVWGYELATTEFRDECVTERESWILSNKEANPDISLEDNARKLEPGYDSLTPEKKAEACDEVKAVLEAIWETHGNGKWKEKIMVNDRIADSIFQQIQTRPAEYSILATMNLNGDYLSDAAAAIVGGLGMAPGANIGDTCAIFEATHGTAPKHAGLDRINPASVILSSVMMLEYMGWDEAAELIQKGLGAAISKGEVTYDLARLLEPAVEPLKCSEFADAIITHFDD from the coding sequence ATGTACGAAAAAATTGCCCCCCCCACCACTGGCGACAAAGTCACCTTCAAAGATGGCGAACCCGTCGTTCCCGACAACCCGATTATCCCCTTCATCCGAGGAGACGGAACCGGTGTCGATATCTGGCCCGCCACCGAGAAAGTCATTGACGCCGCCGTCGCCAAAGCCTACGGCGACAAACGTAAAATTAGCTGGTTCAAAATCTACGCCGGAGACGAAGCCTGCGAACAATACGGGCAATTTCAGTATCTCCCCGAAGATACCCTGCAAGCCATCCGCGAGTATGGAATCGCCATCAAAGGCCCTCTCACCACCCCCATCGGCGGTGGGATTCGCTCCCTCAACGTGGCCTTGCGGCAAATTAACGACCTCTACGCCTGCGTCCGTCCCTGTAAATACTACCTGGGAACCCCCTCCCCCCACAAAAGTCCCGAAAAACTCGATGTCATCATCTATCGGGAAAACACCGAAGACATCTATCTCGGGATTGAATGGGCCCAAGGAAGCGACATCGCCAACCAACTCATCAAACAGCTTAATGAGGAGTTGATTCCCGCCACCCCAGAACATGGAAACAAGCAGATTCCCCTCGATTCAGGAATTGGCATCAAACCCATTAGTAAACTGGGATCTCAGCGACTGGTGCGTCGGGCCATCAAACACGCCTTGCGCCTTCCCAAAGAGAAACAGATGGTGACTCTCGTTCACAAGGGAAACATCATGAAATACACCGAAGGCGCATTTCGCGTCTGGGGGTATGAACTGGCCACCACCGAGTTTCGCGACGAATGCGTCACCGAACGGGAATCCTGGATTCTCAGCAACAAAGAAGCCAACCCTGACATTAGCCTAGAGGACAACGCTCGTAAACTCGAACCCGGTTACGACTCCCTCACCCCCGAGAAAAAAGCCGAAGCCTGTGACGAGGTGAAAGCCGTTCTCGAAGCCATTTGGGAGACTCATGGAAACGGAAAGTGGAAAGAGAAGATCATGGTGAACGATCGCATCGCCGATAGTATCTTCCAACAGATTCAAACCCGTCCCGCCGAATACTCCATCCTCGCCACCATGAACCTCAACGGCGACTATCTCTCCGACGCCGCCGCCGCCATTGTCGGAGGCTTAGGAATGGCTCCCGGAGCCAACATTGGCGACACCTGCGCCATCTTTGAAGCCACCCATGGAACCGCTCCCAAACACGCCGGACTCGATCGCATCAACCCCGCTTCCGTCATCCTCTCCAGCGTCATGATGTTGGAATACATGGGGTGGGATGAAGCCGCCGAACTGATCCAAAAAGGACTCGGCGCCGCCATTTCCAAGGGTGAAGTCACCTATGACCTAGCGCGTCTATTAGAACCCGCCGTGGAACCCCTAAAATGTTCCGAGTTCGCCGACGCCATCATCACCCATTTTGACGACTAG
- a CDS encoding FAD-dependent oxidoreductase, translating into MGFEYDWLVVGDSDGAADSVSLAAQWGARVAWILPPVTTWRRRVHSDLALAQLQQQPSEADLPRIWRLAQEQMENLAILRSPATLAQQGVDVILGQGEFDRQPQLQVRLKEQQLLPRVRELRSRRYLLAPPPKPQSYNIHGIETVPHYSLNNLELLFTKPLPRQLLIVGSDPQGAVLAQSLARLGCSVQLLLKDSQLLPQEDPQLGQLLQAHLEAAGVRVRTATPIRQVREIDGQIWLQVGNQALETEALILAPVWGADLTGIFLDKLPLKCQKHTLKTSPSLETAQPHLYACGSILGGYSDRHLERYEAQLATHNALRFRQRPLDYSTIPRAIATVPPIAAVGLTSPQAQHQVGDGFISLSLPLYQLESSQRRGNLSGFAKLLVSPSGQLLGAHSLGDNAPHWIQAIALLMRQNASIQALAKIPPPDDDLFAAFWQLWHHHWQTAHPRQAHLQQAWFDWRRS; encoded by the coding sequence ATGGGGTTTGAGTACGATTGGCTGGTGGTGGGAGATAGTGATGGGGCGGCCGATTCGGTCTCCCTGGCGGCCCAATGGGGGGCGCGGGTGGCTTGGATCTTGCCCCCAGTTACCACCTGGAGGCGGCGCGTTCACAGTGACTTGGCCCTGGCCCAGCTTCAGCAACAGCCCTCAGAGGCCGATTTACCCAGGATTTGGCGTTTGGCCCAGGAACAGATGGAAAACCTGGCTATCCTCCGTTCTCCTGCCACTCTCGCCCAGCAAGGCGTAGATGTCATCCTAGGACAAGGGGAGTTTGACCGCCAACCCCAGTTACAGGTACGCCTCAAAGAGCAGCAATTGCTCCCGAGAGTTCGGGAGTTGCGATCGCGCCGTTATCTCCTGGCCCCCCCGCCCAAACCTCAGTCCTACAACATTCATGGCATCGAGACGGTTCCCCACTACAGCCTCAACAACTTAGAACTCCTCTTCACCAAGCCACTTCCTCGGCAACTGCTCATCGTCGGCAGCGACCCCCAAGGAGCGGTTCTGGCCCAAAGCCTGGCCCGCCTCGGCTGCTCAGTGCAACTCCTCCTCAAGGACTCCCAGCTTTTACCCCAAGAAGATCCCCAATTGGGGCAATTACTCCAGGCTCACCTAGAGGCGGCTGGGGTTCGAGTCCGCACCGCTACCCCCATCAGGCAAGTTCGCGAGATTGACGGCCAGATTTGGCTGCAAGTGGGGAACCAAGCCCTGGAAACGGAGGCTCTGATTCTGGCTCCCGTTTGGGGCGCTGATTTAACCGGGATTTTCCTTGACAAATTGCCATTAAAATGCCAAAAACACACCCTTAAAACCAGTCCCAGCCTAGAAACGGCCCAGCCCCATCTCTACGCCTGTGGTTCAATCTTAGGGGGCTATAGCGATCGCCACTTAGAGCGATACGAAGCGCAACTGGCCACCCACAACGCCCTGAGATTCCGCCAGCGTCCCCTTGATTACAGCACCATCCCCCGGGCGATCGCCACAGTTCCCCCCATCGCCGCTGTCGGCTTAACGTCCCCCCAAGCCCAACATCAAGTTGGCGATGGGTTTATTAGCCTCTCCCTTCCCCTCTATCAACTCGAATCAAGCCAACGGCGGGGCAATCTCTCGGGATTCGCCAAACTCCTCGTCAGCCCGTCAGGACAACTCCTCGGGGCCCACAGCCTCGGAGATAACGCCCCTCACTGGATTCAGGCGATCGCCCTGCTGATGCGACAGAATGCCTCCATCCAGGCCCTAGCCAAGATTCCCCCACCAGATGACGATCTCTTTGCCGCATTCTGGCAACTATGGCATCATCACTGGCAAACGGCCCATCCCCGTCAAGCCCATCTCCAGCAAGCCTGGTTTGACTGGCGACGTTCATAG
- a CDS encoding cryptochrome/photolyase family protein, translating to MTFGIWILGNQLSPSHPALQQIDECERPPILLIESLGFACDRPYHRQKLVLVWSAMRHFAAELTQAGWDVTYCIEETFATPLTDWINRYRLSEVWLMEPEDIPFKRRLERYELPCPLKFLDNTLFLWSQTEFLDWAKSRKSLLLESFYRTGRKRFQVLMNGKEPEGGTWNYDKHNRQPPKGDLQPPKPLSFPPDEVTQAVIEQVKQVSPEGGYGQIKGFAWAVTRSQALEVLDYFLQEQLPQFGPYQDAMVTREETLWHSLLSPYLNLGLLHPQEVIQAAETAYHQRNLPIASVEGFIRQVLGWREYMRGLYLHFGPDYAQSNWFDHDTPLPEFFWDADKTDLNCLHQVLKQVERSGYAHHIQRLMILGNFATIAGLSPQEVEAWFHAAFIDGYDWVMQTNVLGMALFADGGRLATKPYAASANYIHKMSDYCQNCRYDRRSRSSDNACPFNIFYWDFLLRHRDRLKDLGRMNLMLSHLKRISPTEQAQIQQRAQDWRAAQGG from the coding sequence ATGACCTTTGGTATTTGGATTCTTGGTAATCAACTCTCCCCCTCTCACCCCGCCTTGCAGCAAATAGACGAGTGCGAACGTCCTCCTATCCTCTTGATTGAGTCCCTTGGGTTTGCCTGCGATCGCCCCTATCATCGTCAAAAACTGGTACTCGTCTGGTCAGCAATGCGCCACTTCGCCGCTGAACTGACCCAGGCCGGCTGGGATGTCACCTATTGCATCGAGGAAACCTTCGCAACACCTCTGACGGACTGGATTAACCGCTATCGCCTCTCGGAAGTCTGGCTCATGGAACCTGAAGACATCCCCTTTAAGCGGCGTCTGGAGAGGTACGAGCTTCCCTGTCCCCTCAAATTCCTAGATAATACACTCTTTCTTTGGTCTCAAACGGAGTTTTTGGACTGGGCCAAGTCCCGCAAGTCTTTGTTACTCGAATCCTTCTATCGAACGGGTCGAAAACGCTTTCAGGTGTTAATGAATGGCAAGGAACCTGAAGGAGGAACCTGGAACTATGACAAACACAATCGCCAACCTCCCAAAGGAGACTTACAGCCTCCCAAACCCCTGAGTTTTCCGCCGGATGAAGTCACTCAGGCGGTGATAGAACAGGTCAAACAGGTCTCCCCAGAGGGTGGCTATGGCCAGATCAAGGGCTTTGCTTGGGCCGTGACGCGATCGCAGGCCCTAGAAGTCCTGGACTATTTCCTCCAGGAACAACTGCCCCAATTTGGTCCCTATCAAGATGCCATGGTCACTCGAGAGGAGACCCTTTGGCATTCTCTGCTCTCTCCCTATCTCAATCTCGGTTTACTCCATCCCCAGGAGGTCATCCAGGCCGCTGAAACCGCCTACCACCAGAGGAATCTACCCATCGCCAGTGTAGAAGGATTTATCCGACAAGTTCTTGGCTGGCGGGAATACATGCGGGGACTGTATCTCCATTTTGGCCCCGACTACGCCCAGAGTAACTGGTTTGACCATGATACGCCCCTACCGGAGTTTTTCTGGGATGCTGACAAAACCGATCTCAACTGTTTACATCAGGTGCTTAAACAAGTCGAACGCAGTGGCTATGCCCACCATATCCAACGCTTAATGATTTTGGGGAATTTTGCCACCATCGCCGGCTTGTCGCCGCAAGAGGTAGAGGCTTGGTTTCACGCGGCTTTTATTGATGGCTATGATTGGGTCATGCAAACCAATGTCTTGGGAATGGCCCTATTCGCCGATGGGGGACGCTTAGCCACCAAACCCTATGCCGCCTCCGCCAACTATATCCATAAAATGAGCGATTATTGCCAAAACTGTCGCTACGATCGCCGTTCCCGCTCCAGTGACAACGCCTGTCCCTTTAACATTTTCTATTGGGACTTCCTCCTCCGACACCGCGATCGCCTCAAAGACCTCGGACGGATGAATTTGATGTTAAGCCATCTCAAACGGATTTCCCCCACAGAACAAGCCCAAATTCAGCAACGGGCCCAAGACTGGCGGGCAGCTCAGGGGGGATAA
- a CDS encoding molybdenum cofactor biosynthesis protein MoaE — MKTDFAIKFAPLTLRDAYQQADDSGNGAIVVMSGMVRDNTDGQPVNYLEYQAYEPMALQMFRQIGSQIQQRWSEIRSLVIYHRIGKLMVGEISVLVVVGCPHRGEAFEACQYAIDTLKHTAPIWKKEHWQDGTSAWVSIGACEEADCDPNSPLAANTSN; from the coding sequence ATGAAAACCGATTTTGCCATCAAGTTTGCCCCTCTGACGCTAAGGGATGCCTACCAACAGGCCGATGACTCAGGAAATGGTGCCATCGTCGTCATGAGTGGCATGGTCCGAGATAATACCGACGGACAACCGGTGAACTATCTGGAATATCAAGCCTACGAACCGATGGCGTTACAGATGTTTCGTCAAATTGGGTCTCAGATTCAACAACGCTGGTCTGAAATCCGCTCCCTTGTCATTTATCATCGTATTGGCAAGTTGATGGTGGGAGAGATTAGTGTCTTAGTTGTGGTCGGCTGCCCCCATCGCGGTGAGGCATTTGAGGCCTGTCAGTATGCCATCGATACTCTCAAGCATACCGCCCCCATCTGGAAGAAAGAACATTGGCAAGATGGAACCAGTGCCTGGGTCAGTATTGGGGCCTGTGAAGAGGCGGACTGTGATCCCAATTCACCTTTAGCGGCAAACACTTCAAATTAG